From Nocardioides sp. HDW12B, the proteins below share one genomic window:
- a CDS encoding RIO1 family regulatory kinase/ATPase codes for MTLSPPFHPGSPEPAGTRFTLDFTATDDLDESTQRWTTYWDVERLCRGPEPAPGWVVADRAAVDTELGVLKTGKEADVFLLERAVPGTPGVVMAAKRYRSPEHRTFHRSATYTEGRRMRSTRSTRALEKGTRFGREVAAGQWASSEWEALRELWLAGVPVPYPVQIDGTEILMELVVDPESPDLAPAPRLAATRPDPERLRSYVEQVRDLLGALARRGIAHGDLSPYNVLAAGERLVVIDLPQVVDIVANPTGTDFLLRDCRNMATWFTRRGLAVDAEDLFAEVLAQAY; via the coding sequence GTGACCCTCTCCCCGCCGTTCCACCCCGGCTCCCCTGAGCCGGCCGGCACCCGTTTCACCCTCGACTTCACCGCCACCGACGACCTCGACGAGTCCACGCAGCGCTGGACGACGTACTGGGACGTCGAGCGGCTCTGCCGCGGCCCCGAGCCGGCGCCCGGCTGGGTCGTCGCCGACCGCGCCGCCGTGGACACCGAGCTCGGTGTCCTCAAGACCGGCAAGGAGGCCGACGTCTTCCTGCTCGAGCGGGCCGTGCCCGGCACGCCCGGCGTCGTGATGGCGGCGAAGCGCTACCGCTCCCCCGAGCACCGCACCTTCCACCGCAGCGCGACCTACACCGAGGGCCGCCGCATGCGCAGCACGCGCAGCACTCGGGCCCTCGAGAAGGGCACGCGCTTCGGCCGGGAGGTGGCGGCCGGGCAGTGGGCGTCGTCGGAGTGGGAGGCGCTGCGTGAGCTGTGGCTGGCAGGGGTGCCGGTGCCCTACCCGGTGCAGATCGACGGCACGGAGATCCTCATGGAGCTGGTGGTCGACCCCGAGTCGCCGGACCTCGCGCCCGCGCCCCGGCTGGCCGCGACCCGGCCCGACCCGGAGCGGTTGCGGTCGTACGTCGAGCAGGTTCGCGACCTGCTGGGGGCGCTGGCCCGTCGGGGGATCGCCCACGGCGACCTGTCGCCGTACAACGTGCTGGCCGCCGGGGAGCGGCTGGTCGTGATCGACCTGCCGCAGGTCGTCGACATCGTGGCGAACCCGACCGGGACCGACTTCCTGCTGCGCGACTGCCGCAACATGGCGACGTGGTTCACCCGCCGTGGGCTGGCGGTCGACGCCGAGGACCTGTTCGCGGAGGTGCTGGCGCAGGCGTACTGA
- a CDS encoding Rossmann fold nucleotide-binding protein, translated as MTTPDAETAAVAARRVREIETLDELDGLLATGARSMRGWRLQGLDLREYDDRLAGLDATGAAFLGCWTSPSLTDRLRDGGAVVLPRIEGLPFSPYRGLLYTPAELYAGLEDGYEATFDARAYRWSVDARVEHDALLAAAAALHDHAVDDALGEALAGHRTVGVMGGHKLDRGTDGYRTAVELGRRLAGHGLLVATGGGPGAMEAANLGARLVEADEAEVDAAVERLAEAPDHVGAETAWARAAAVVAADLPETTTIGVPTWFYGHEPPNLFATHVAKFFANARREDTLLRRCDAGIVFLPGAGGTVQELFQDACENYYAAEGEAAPMVLVGREHWTERLPVWPLLQALAEQGGFAERIFLVDDVDAVDDALG; from the coding sequence GTGACGACCCCAGATGCCGAGACTGCCGCGGTGGCCGCGCGCCGCGTGCGCGAGATCGAGACCCTGGACGAGCTCGACGGCCTGCTCGCCACGGGCGCGCGCTCGATGCGCGGGTGGCGGCTGCAGGGCCTCGACCTGCGGGAGTACGACGACCGGCTGGCGGGACTGGACGCGACCGGGGCGGCGTTCCTGGGGTGCTGGACCTCTCCGTCGTTGACCGACCGGCTGCGCGACGGTGGAGCGGTGGTCCTGCCCCGCATCGAGGGGCTGCCGTTCTCGCCCTACCGGGGGCTGCTGTACACCCCCGCGGAGCTCTACGCCGGTCTCGAGGACGGCTACGAGGCCACGTTCGACGCGCGGGCCTACCGGTGGTCGGTAGACGCTCGCGTCGAGCACGACGCACTGCTGGCCGCCGCGGCGGCGCTGCACGACCACGCGGTCGACGACGCGCTCGGCGAGGCGCTCGCCGGGCACAGGACGGTCGGCGTCATGGGTGGGCACAAGCTCGACCGCGGCACCGACGGCTACCGCACCGCGGTCGAGCTCGGGCGGCGCCTGGCCGGTCACGGCCTGCTGGTCGCCACCGGGGGCGGACCGGGCGCCATGGAGGCGGCGAACCTGGGTGCCCGCCTGGTCGAGGCCGACGAGGCCGAGGTCGACGCCGCCGTGGAGCGGCTGGCGGAGGCACCCGACCACGTCGGGGCCGAAACCGCGTGGGCCCGGGCCGCCGCGGTGGTCGCCGCGGACCTGCCCGAGACGACGACGATCGGCGTCCCGACCTGGTTCTACGGCCACGAGCCGCCGAACCTCTTCGCCACCCACGTCGCGAAGTTCTTCGCCAACGCCCGCCGCGAGGACACGCTGCTGCGGCGCTGCGACGCCGGCATCGTGTTCCTGCCCGGGGCGGGCGGCACGGTGCAGGAGCTGTTCCAGGACGCCTGCGAGAACTACTACGCCGCCGAGGGCGAGGCAGCCCCGATGGTGCTCGTCGGGCGCGAGCACTGGACCGAGCGACTGCCGGTGTGGCCGCTGCTGCAGGCGCTGGCCGAGCAGGGCGGCTTCGCGGAGCGGATCTTCCTCGTCGACGACGTCGACGCCGTCGACGACGCCCTGGGC
- a CDS encoding M1 family metallopeptidase, producing MPVPRLLVAVGTTLATALVLGPAAIGATSATGATGAAHAAVTGSDSGGDPYFPLDGNGGYQVEHYTIRDDYRPGSDRLTGSTVLEARATADLSAFHLDLALTADSVRVDGVAARFSKPNRHELRVVPATAVTAGDPFRVVVRYHGRPASVVAAGQSPFSWTRGEGVAVGQPQMGPWWFAANETPADKATYDIVLRVPRGQEALSNGELVSREPVGDWTRWTWRMSQPMATYLAFFAAGQFRVEQTTAAGRPVVYGVSEKLGGTARAEAMALMRRTPGVVSWLESEFGPYPFTSTGGVVVGAPLGYLLETQSRPVYPYIGGTTARNVSLVVHEQAHQWFGDDVAVTRWRDIWLNEGFATYAEWAWSEHLGSRTVSERLRLAYDGRPRNAPFWGLKVSDPGPARMFDDVIYQRGAMTLAALRQRVGDATFDAVARAWVTRNARGHGTDAEFRALAEELSGEELSAFFAEWLDDTDRPADTEENGLP from the coding sequence GTGCCCGTGCCCCGCTTGCTCGTCGCCGTCGGGACCACCCTCGCGACGGCCCTCGTCCTGGGGCCGGCGGCGATCGGAGCGACAAGTGCGACGGGTGCGACCGGAGCCGCGCACGCCGCGGTCACCGGGTCCGACAGCGGCGGCGACCCCTACTTCCCGCTCGACGGCAACGGCGGCTACCAGGTCGAGCACTACACGATCCGCGACGACTACCGCCCCGGCAGCGACCGGCTCACCGGCAGCACGGTGCTCGAGGCCCGCGCCACCGCCGACCTCAGCGCCTTCCACCTCGACCTCGCCCTGACCGCCGACAGCGTCCGCGTCGACGGCGTGGCAGCACGCTTCTCGAAGCCGAACCGTCACGAGCTCCGCGTCGTCCCGGCGACCGCCGTCACTGCGGGTGACCCCTTCCGCGTCGTGGTCCGCTACCACGGCCGCCCCGCCTCGGTCGTCGCCGCGGGGCAGTCCCCGTTCTCCTGGACCCGCGGCGAGGGCGTCGCCGTCGGGCAGCCGCAGATGGGCCCCTGGTGGTTCGCGGCCAACGAGACCCCGGCGGACAAGGCCACCTACGACATCGTGCTGCGCGTGCCGCGCGGCCAGGAGGCGCTCAGCAACGGCGAGCTCGTCTCCCGGGAGCCGGTCGGTGACTGGACCCGGTGGACCTGGCGGATGAGCCAGCCGATGGCGACGTACCTCGCCTTCTTCGCTGCCGGGCAGTTCCGGGTCGAGCAGACCACCGCCGCCGGCCGCCCCGTCGTCTACGGCGTCTCGGAGAAGCTCGGCGGCACCGCCCGGGCCGAGGCGATGGCGCTGATGCGGAGGACGCCAGGCGTGGTCTCCTGGTTGGAGAGCGAGTTCGGCCCCTACCCGTTCACGAGCACCGGCGGCGTGGTCGTGGGCGCCCCGCTCGGCTACCTGCTCGAGACCCAGAGCCGACCCGTCTACCCCTACATCGGCGGCACCACCGCCCGCAACGTCTCCCTCGTCGTGCACGAGCAGGCGCACCAGTGGTTCGGCGACGACGTCGCGGTCACCCGCTGGCGCGACATCTGGCTCAACGAGGGCTTCGCGACGTACGCCGAGTGGGCCTGGTCCGAGCACCTGGGCAGTCGCACCGTGTCCGAGCGGCTCCGCCTGGCGTACGACGGGCGGCCGCGGAACGCACCCTTCTGGGGCCTGAAGGTCAGCGACCCCGGCCCGGCACGCATGTTCGACGACGTCATCTACCAGCGGGGCGCGATGACGCTGGCCGCGCTGCGGCAGCGGGTCGGCGACGCCACCTTCGACGCCGTCGCGCGCGCCTGGGTGACGCGCAACGCCCGCGGCCACGGCACCGACGCCGAGTTCCGCGCCCTCGCCGAGGAGCTGTCGGGCGAGGAGCTCAGCGCCTTCTTCGCCGAGTGGCTCGACGACACCGACCGACCGGCCGACACCGAGGAGAATGGACTGCCATGA